A stretch of Bombina bombina isolate aBomBom1 chromosome 2, aBomBom1.pri, whole genome shotgun sequence DNA encodes these proteins:
- the ALDH1B1 gene encoding aldehyde dehydrogenase X, mitochondrial, translating into MIRFLPRHHISSLRKMVATYSMSSIPKPLVKPEVYYTKLFIDNEWHDAASGKTFPTINPSTGETITHVAEGDSADVDLAVKAARAAFKLGSPWRCMDASQRGQLLHCLADLIERDRVYLASLETLDNGKPFTASYALDLGGIINLYRYYAGFADKWHGKTIPMDGNHFCFTRHEPVGICGQIIPWNFPLAMQAWKLAPALATGNTVVMKVAEQTPLTALYVASLIKEAGFPPGVVNIITGYGPTAGAAVARHMDIDKVAFTGSTEVGHLIQKAAGETNLKKVTLELGGKSPCIVLADADMEHAVEQCHEALFFNMGQCCSAGSRTFVEESIYNEFVERSVEKAKLRKIGNPFDPTTKHGPQVDKTQFDKILAYIKSAKTEGANLLCGGDRFGDKGFFIKPTVFAEVQDDMKIAKEEVFGPVQPVFKFRKLQEVLERANNTKYGLAAGIFTQDLDKAMHFMQGLQAGTVWINTYNVVSSQTPFGGFKESGNGRELGEDGLNAYTEVKTVTIKIPQKNS; encoded by the coding sequence atgATTCGTTTTCTGCCTCGTCACCATATTTCATCACTAAGGAAGATGGTAGCTACTTACTCCATGTCATCCATCCCTAAGCCATTGGTGAAGCCTGAGGTGTACTATACCAAGTTGTTCATAGACAACGAATGGCATGATGCCGCCAGTGGAAAAACATTTCCAACAATTAACCCCTCTACTGGAGAAACCATCACACATGTGGCTGAGGGAGACAGTGCTGATGTTGATCTTGCAGTCAAAGCAGCAAGAGCAGCCTTTAAGTTAGGATCGCCATGGCGTTGTATGGATGCATCTCAGCGTGGACAACTGTTACACTGCCTGGCAGATCTTATTGAAAGAGATAGGGTCTATCTGGCTTCCCTAGAAACATTGGACAATGGTAAACCTTTCACAGCATCGTATGCTTTAGACCTTGGTGGAATCATCAACTTATACAGATATTATGCCGGTTTTGCTGACAAGTGGCATGGAAAGACTATACCAATGGACGGTAACCACTTCTGTTTTACTAGACATGAGCCTGTTGGTATCTGTGGTCAGATTATCCCATGGAATTTTCCCCTGGCAATGCAGGCATGGAAGCTAGCACCTGCCCTAGCTACAGGAAACACAGTGGTGATGAAAGTTGCTGAACAGACACCCCTCACTGCTTTGTATGTAGCGTCCTTAATAAAAGAGGCTGGCTTTCCCCCGGGTGTTGTGAATATTATAACTGGTTATGGGCCTACTGCAGGGGCAGCAGTTGCAAGACATATGGATATTGATAAAGTAGCTTTTACTGGTTCCACAGAAGTGGGTCATTTGATTCAGAAAGCCGCAGGAGAGACCAATCTTAAAAAAGTCACATTAGAACTTGGTGGGAAAAGTCCATGTATTGTATTGGCAGATGCAGATATGGAGCATGCTGTAGAGCAGTGTCATGAGGCTCTCTTTTTCAACATGGGGCAATGCTGCTCTGCAGGTTCAAGAACATTTGTAGAGGAATCTATCTACAATGAATTTGTAGAAAGATCTGTGGAAAAAGCCAAATTGAGAAAAATTGGAAACCCTTTTGACCCTACCACAAAACACGGCCCACAAGTGGATAAGACACAATTTGATAAGATTCTTGCATACATCAAAAGTGCTAAAACGGAGGGCGCTAACCTGCTTTGTGGTGGTGACCGCTTTGGTGATAAAGGTTTTTTTATCAAGCCCACTGTTTTTGCAGAGGTACAAGATGACATGAAAATAGCAAAAGAAGAGGTGTTTGGCCCCGTACAGCCAGTGTTTAAGTTTAGGAAACTGCAGGAAGTTCTTGAAAGAGCTAATAATACAAAGTATGGATTAgctgcaggtatatttacacaggaTTTAGATAAAGCAATGCATTTCATGCAAGGCTTACAAGCAGGTACAGTGTGGATAAATACGTACAATGTTGTCTCTAGTCAGACACCATTTGGGGGATTTAAAGAATCCGGAAATGGAAGAGAGCTTGGAGAAGATGGACTAAATGCCTACACTGAAGTGAAAACAGTGACTATTAAAATTCCACAAAAAAATTCTTAA